The Fimbriimonas ginsengisoli Gsoil 348 genome window below encodes:
- a CDS encoding AbrB/MazE/SpoVT family DNA-binding domain-containing protein, with product MSLVILEEGSVPLPEDLAEEFGLHKGSPIQWERTEDGALKLRPAVSREEAVERLSGLLKPYLKQQGGGVDAFLRWREEDARLDGSL from the coding sequence ATGTCGCTCGTAATCCTAGAAGAAGGATCGGTACCCCTTCCCGAAGACCTTGCTGAAGAGTTTGGGCTTCATAAAGGTAGCCCGATCCAATGGGAGCGGACCGAGGACGGTGCTCTTAAGTTGCGGCCAGCGGTCTCTCGTGAGGAGGCCGTCGAGAGGTTGAGCGGCTTGCTGAAGCCTTATCTAAAGCAGCAGGGGGGCGGGGTCGATGCATTCCTTCGCTGGCGTGAGGAAGACGCACGCCTCGACGGTAGCTTGTGA
- a CDS encoding HlyD family secretion protein — MIKEQANHESRTPVTSSHPPVDTPSEPVDSAAPAPESVAAKPAGVARKAILAIVAGAIVLAAGSKGWASYSFGKTHAETDDAYVTGDLVNISPTVSGTLAELTVEDGDFVHKGQLIARLSNNGSSAELAQAKANLLAAESQVPQAEASLAFTKLSTEAAIRGSQATIATQAAKTQGSRLQVRLSADTIRSQERQAQQQIAAAKAQASQALAAVEGARAGLTSAKQAVETALRNAAAVRSAVDSAKAESDRAAQDLQRYAKLFADEAVSKQQYDSAVAAAATANANLVSTEQRAAAADSQVAQAKSAVTQAEAQVRAMENQAEVAAKQVQVAKEGLQLVRAGETQVGIQGANVETNEGQGQKANADLQSAQAGAQEITLKEKQIATAKAQMLQAKAAVERAQVAVGDAFLYAPCDGYVVKHSANVGTAINPGQTVVTITRGSRVWVMANFKETQLGGVREGQPADVEVDAFPGQKFHGRVGKVIRATGSATTLLPPDNSTGNFTKVVQRVPVKIVFDKDENPGIDRLRQGMSVIATVDTAGRQ, encoded by the coding sequence ATGATCAAAGAACAGGCAAACCACGAATCTCGAACCCCCGTTACCTCGTCGCACCCTCCGGTCGACACGCCCAGCGAACCGGTCGACAGTGCCGCCCCCGCGCCCGAATCGGTCGCGGCAAAGCCGGCCGGCGTCGCTCGCAAGGCAATCCTGGCCATCGTCGCCGGGGCGATCGTCCTCGCCGCCGGCTCCAAGGGGTGGGCCAGCTACTCGTTCGGCAAAACCCACGCGGAGACGGACGACGCGTACGTCACCGGAGACCTCGTCAACATCAGCCCAACCGTTTCCGGCACCCTCGCCGAGCTGACGGTGGAGGATGGTGATTTCGTCCACAAGGGGCAGCTCATCGCTCGCCTGAGCAACAACGGCTCTAGCGCCGAGCTCGCCCAAGCGAAGGCGAACCTGCTCGCGGCAGAGTCTCAGGTGCCGCAGGCGGAAGCTTCGCTAGCCTTTACCAAACTCTCGACCGAGGCCGCGATCCGGGGCTCTCAGGCTACGATCGCCACTCAGGCCGCCAAAACTCAGGGTTCGCGCCTACAGGTTCGGCTGAGCGCGGACACGATCCGAAGCCAGGAGCGGCAGGCTCAGCAGCAGATCGCCGCCGCGAAGGCGCAGGCGTCGCAAGCACTGGCGGCGGTAGAAGGAGCCAGGGCGGGCCTTACCAGTGCCAAACAGGCGGTTGAGACGGCCCTTCGCAATGCGGCGGCGGTTCGCTCCGCCGTCGACTCCGCCAAGGCGGAGTCGGACCGGGCGGCGCAAGACCTCCAGCGGTACGCGAAGCTTTTCGCGGATGAAGCAGTTTCCAAGCAGCAATACGACTCAGCCGTCGCCGCGGCGGCGACCGCGAACGCAAACTTGGTGAGTACTGAGCAGCGCGCCGCCGCCGCCGATTCCCAGGTCGCCCAGGCCAAGTCCGCGGTGACGCAAGCGGAAGCGCAGGTGCGGGCGATGGAGAACCAGGCCGAGGTGGCCGCCAAGCAGGTGCAGGTCGCCAAGGAAGGTCTGCAACTGGTCAGAGCGGGCGAAACGCAGGTCGGCATCCAGGGGGCGAACGTCGAAACGAACGAGGGACAGGGGCAGAAGGCGAACGCCGATCTGCAATCCGCCCAAGCGGGGGCGCAAGAGATCACCCTGAAGGAGAAGCAGATCGCGACAGCGAAGGCCCAGATGCTGCAGGCTAAAGCGGCGGTTGAGCGGGCGCAGGTCGCGGTCGGCGACGCCTTCCTATACGCTCCGTGCGACGGCTACGTGGTGAAGCACAGCGCCAACGTCGGGACGGCTATTAATCCGGGCCAAACCGTCGTCACGATCACTCGCGGAAGCCGGGTGTGGGTAATGGCCAACTTCAAAGAGACCCAACTCGGGGGAGTGAGAGAAGGGCAGCCGGCCGACGTGGAAGTCGACGCTTTTCCTGGGCAGAAATTCCACGGCCGCGTAGGCAAAGTGATTCGAGCCACCGGCTCCGCCACGACGCTCCTGCCGCCGGATAACTCGACCGGTAACTTCACCAAGGTCGTTCAGCGGGTTCCCGTCAAGATCGTTTTCGACAAGGACGAGAACCCCGGAATCGACCGCTTGCGACAGGGAATGTCGGTGATCGCCACTGTAGACACCGCTGGGAGGCAGTAA
- a CDS encoding L-threonylcarbamoyladenylate synthase, whose product MRVLPPTDANIELAAQALRQGKLVGMPTETVYGVAANALDPAAVRATFTAKGRPADNPLIVHLADATDVSTVAAAFPAHAQELARRFWPGPLTLVLPKRSDVPEVTTGGLGTVAVRVPAHPAARALIAAAGVPLSAPSANLFMGLSPTRAEHIDPSLAEHLALILDGGPCEVGLESTVVDATGPTIRLLRPGRVTQSDLEDALGEPVLAGQSKERRSPGQYPRHYAPRTPVRLVDHLPEGEPGIARLDDPEQYAAALYAALHDLDHLGLPEILVERPPKSAEWAAVWDRLKRAT is encoded by the coding sequence TTGAGGGTTCTTCCCCCTACCGACGCAAATATCGAGCTTGCCGCGCAAGCGCTGAGGCAGGGCAAGCTGGTCGGGATGCCAACCGAGACGGTGTATGGAGTGGCGGCGAACGCGCTCGATCCGGCCGCCGTGAGGGCGACCTTCACCGCGAAAGGTCGCCCCGCCGATAACCCCTTGATCGTTCATCTCGCCGACGCTACTGATGTGTCGACCGTCGCCGCCGCTTTCCCGGCCCACGCCCAAGAGCTCGCCCGCCGCTTCTGGCCGGGGCCGCTGACGCTCGTCTTGCCCAAACGATCGGACGTACCGGAAGTAACGACCGGAGGCTTAGGTACCGTGGCCGTTCGTGTTCCCGCTCACCCGGCCGCGCGTGCGCTGATCGCCGCCGCGGGAGTCCCTCTCTCTGCTCCAAGCGCAAATCTGTTCATGGGACTTTCGCCGACCCGCGCCGAACATATCGACCCTTCTTTAGCCGAGCACCTGGCGCTCATTCTCGATGGCGGTCCCTGCGAAGTTGGCCTCGAGTCCACCGTCGTCGACGCCACCGGTCCCACCATCCGCCTTCTCCGCCCCGGAAGAGTAACCCAGAGTGACCTGGAAGACGCACTGGGGGAGCCTGTTCTTGCGGGCCAAAGCAAAGAGCGGCGATCACCCGGCCAATATCCTCGCCACTACGCCCCGCGTACACCGGTCCGGCTGGTCGACCACCTTCCCGAAGGGGAGCCCGGTATCGCCCGTTTGGACGACCCCGAGCAATATGCCGCGGCCCTTTACGCCGCACTTCACGACCTCGACCACCTAGGTCTCCCGGAAATCCTCGTCGAACGTCCCCCAAAGTCGGCGGAGTGGGCCGCGGTGTGGGATCGTTTGAAGCGAGCCACCTAA
- a CDS encoding TolC family protein, which translates to MSALAGIIAVAVAAQAGGDSRPTPLTLDQAIRAAEQYSTAVKNAQSEYDAAKARLGQDQSRRRPQLSFRASATRFDDRTTISFPGSKSEFELAPNNQEELSLVLSQDLDISKQLGMIASQAKLRSLAAAYRLRSTVEDQDLNTTTVYYAVLRAEQNVRVANASLSAYREQASVAERLYKGGVGQKIDTLRAESQVAEAERELVRRQNELDSARSALNDQLNRPLDAPLALVDPGQSDQKENALGPDERAALIAQALDKRPEALAASIDLQAAEKGVSIAKTGNAPSVIFSLSGNRYPTTSFVSPRQNVVALTLGLSFPISDGGLTREQVHEARAGVDAAKARQEQTRRSISLEVQNAALDVETERKRLDAANVALTAATAARKLAQQRFESQVGLYSEVTDAQSELTAAQAAQVQATYDLLTAKARLSRAVSRPLIP; encoded by the coding sequence GTGAGCGCCCTTGCAGGAATCATCGCCGTTGCCGTCGCAGCTCAAGCGGGCGGAGACTCGCGGCCAACTCCGCTGACCCTCGACCAGGCTATCCGCGCCGCCGAGCAATACAGCACCGCGGTGAAAAACGCGCAGAGCGAGTACGACGCGGCGAAGGCACGGCTCGGCCAAGATCAGTCTCGCCGCCGCCCCCAGCTGAGCTTCCGGGCCTCTGCGACTCGCTTCGACGATCGCACCACAATCAGCTTTCCCGGCTCGAAATCGGAATTCGAGCTTGCGCCGAACAACCAGGAGGAACTTTCGCTTGTTCTGTCGCAGGACCTCGACATTTCGAAGCAGCTCGGAATGATCGCCTCCCAGGCCAAGCTCCGGTCGCTGGCCGCCGCCTACCGGCTCCGCTCGACGGTGGAGGACCAGGACCTCAACACCACCACGGTTTACTACGCCGTTCTTCGGGCCGAGCAGAACGTCCGCGTCGCCAATGCCTCACTCAGCGCCTATCGAGAACAGGCGTCGGTCGCCGAGCGGCTGTACAAGGGCGGAGTCGGTCAAAAGATCGATACGCTCCGCGCCGAGAGCCAGGTGGCGGAAGCCGAGCGCGAGTTGGTCCGGCGGCAAAACGAGCTCGACTCCGCCCGCAGCGCGCTCAATGACCAATTGAACCGGCCGTTGGATGCCCCGCTCGCCCTCGTCGACCCGGGCCAATCCGATCAGAAGGAGAACGCGCTCGGACCAGACGAGAGAGCGGCGCTCATCGCTCAGGCACTCGACAAGCGCCCTGAAGCACTTGCCGCGAGCATCGACCTTCAAGCAGCGGAGAAGGGGGTTAGCATCGCCAAGACAGGAAACGCCCCCTCGGTGATCTTCTCTCTCTCCGGTAACCGGTACCCGACCACATCTTTTGTTTCACCGCGACAGAACGTCGTGGCGCTGACGCTCGGTCTGTCGTTTCCGATCTCGGACGGTGGACTGACGCGGGAACAGGTCCACGAGGCCCGCGCCGGTGTCGACGCGGCGAAGGCTCGCCAGGAACAGACGCGGCGAAGCATCTCGCTCGAAGTTCAGAACGCCGCCCTCGATGTGGAAACGGAGCGAAAGCGGTTGGACGCCGCGAACGTGGCGCTCACCGCCGCGACGGCGGCGCGCAAGCTGGCGCAGCAACGATTCGAATCCCAAGTCGGCCTTTACAGCGAAGTGACGGACGCCCAATCTGAGTTAACGGCGGCCCAAGCCGCCCAGGTCCAAGCGACCTACGACCTCCTCACGGCCAAGGCCCGCCTATCGCGAGCCGTGAGCCGACCCTTGATCCCGTAA
- the hemW gene encoding radical SAM family heme chaperone HemW — translation MANRSPLAVYVHIPFCPSKCGYCDFNSYAMQGEIVGRTVEAIVADIQRSPWAGRPAKTIFFGGGTPTYLDEGSLLRIFQAVLETHPPLDGAEITSEANPGTVDHSKFAAMRTAGFNRISLGAQSFLDSDLIALERVHKAGDIERAVGAAREAGFDNVNLDLMFALPNQSIHAWRRNLDRALALEPEHLSLYCLTIEPNTAFYKRHLRGQLTQPDDDQQVAMYEECVARTEAAGFRQYEISNFAKPGRECAHNLCYWHAEEYAAYGPGAVGMVEGRRYTNLKHPLGYCEAVEAGLPLPFESEHLDKDTLRTERIMLGLRLNEGLSLTGLELEERGVRRLLDRGWVESDAERLRLTPAGRHFCSEVALELI, via the coding sequence ATGGCTAACCGTTCCCCTCTTGCTGTCTACGTTCACATCCCGTTTTGCCCGAGCAAGTGCGGGTACTGCGACTTCAACTCGTACGCGATGCAGGGGGAGATCGTGGGGCGCACGGTGGAGGCGATCGTTGCAGATATCCAGCGTTCGCCGTGGGCTGGACGACCGGCGAAGACGATCTTCTTCGGCGGCGGTACGCCAACCTATCTAGACGAAGGCTCGCTTCTGCGCATCTTCCAGGCCGTACTGGAAACTCACCCGCCGCTCGATGGCGCGGAAATCACGAGCGAAGCGAATCCGGGGACGGTCGACCACTCAAAGTTTGCCGCGATGCGAACAGCTGGCTTCAACCGGATCTCGCTGGGCGCTCAGAGCTTTCTCGATTCCGACCTCATCGCCCTGGAACGGGTGCACAAGGCGGGAGATATCGAGCGAGCGGTGGGCGCCGCTCGGGAGGCAGGGTTCGATAACGTCAATCTCGATCTGATGTTCGCCCTTCCGAATCAGAGCATCCACGCCTGGCGGCGAAACCTTGACCGGGCGCTGGCCTTGGAACCGGAGCATCTCTCCCTTTACTGCCTAACGATCGAACCGAACACCGCATTTTACAAGCGCCACCTCCGCGGCCAGCTCACTCAGCCGGACGACGATCAGCAGGTGGCGATGTACGAGGAGTGCGTGGCCCGAACCGAAGCCGCGGGATTCCGGCAGTACGAGATCAGCAATTTCGCTAAACCCGGCCGGGAGTGTGCCCACAACCTCTGCTACTGGCACGCCGAGGAGTACGCGGCGTATGGTCCAGGTGCGGTGGGGATGGTCGAGGGCCGGCGGTACACCAACCTCAAGCATCCGCTGGGCTATTGCGAGGCCGTGGAAGCCGGCCTGCCGCTCCCGTTCGAGTCGGAACACTTGGACAAGGACACTTTGCGCACCGAACGGATCATGCTCGGCCTGCGGCTGAACGAGGGGTTATCGCTGACGGGTCTGGAACTGGAGGAGCGGGGAGTACGGCGGCTACTGGATCGCGGCTGGGTCGAATCGGATGCGGAGCGTCTCCGCCTAACCCCGGCCGGCCGCCATTTTTGCTCGGAAGTAGCCTTAGAGTTGATCTAA
- a CDS encoding TetR/AcrR family transcriptional regulator has protein sequence MNIAETDQGNIRPSMKERQRQLREDAILDAAVEFLQTKGFNAMTLEDITEAIGISRPTLYQHFSSKEDVLIHVAMRNLQRTSQYLQEMDPTRPATDRLREFIAWSIANKFGPDKVTFYDMTRLVLSCGGSDPRLLKPQSAFMKDVEKLIEQAQQEGGVRTDVRAMLLAEVFVGTIKSITFNRLVVEGHTTAAEITAGLTNLIFVKPTS, from the coding sequence ATGAATATCGCTGAAACGGACCAAGGAAACATCCGCCCGAGCATGAAGGAGCGCCAACGCCAGCTCCGGGAGGACGCGATTCTCGACGCCGCCGTCGAATTTCTGCAAACGAAGGGGTTCAACGCGATGACCCTCGAGGACATCACGGAGGCGATCGGGATCTCCCGTCCCACGCTGTACCAGCACTTCAGCTCCAAAGAAGATGTGCTGATCCACGTTGCCATGCGCAACCTGCAGCGGACGAGCCAATACCTCCAGGAGATGGATCCCACGCGCCCCGCAACCGACCGGCTGCGGGAGTTCATCGCCTGGTCGATCGCGAACAAGTTCGGTCCGGATAAGGTTACGTTCTACGACATGACTCGTCTGGTGCTTTCCTGTGGCGGCTCGGACCCGCGGCTGCTGAAACCTCAGAGCGCGTTCATGAAGGACGTTGAGAAGCTCATTGAGCAAGCCCAACAGGAGGGCGGGGTGCGTACGGATGTTCGCGCCATGCTGCTTGCAGAGGTGTTCGTGGGAACGATCAAGAGCATCACCTTCAACCGGCTCGTCGTGGAAGGGCACACCACCGCCGCCGAGATCACGGCGGGGCTGACGAACCTGATATTCGTAAAGCCTACGTCGTAG
- a CDS encoding DHA2 family efflux MFS transporter permease subunit — translation MASATATAPSSRIQPLRELGAYGNARWILLAGFVLASILEVLDTSIINPVLPTMAGNLGCTFQEIGWVSTSYILANVIVLPMTAWLATRFGLKRYMLVSIAMFIVSSALCGFATNLNEMILFRLIQGAAGAPLISMTQAALAEIFPKHEATLSQSIWALGITTAPALAPTLGGWITDNYAWPWIFYINIPTGLLSMYLIGRYYRGAGAQKGGTIDWLGIGLLTAGLGSIQYVLEEGQQNDWLADQLILKLTILGVVATLGFVLWQISPRNRSPVVDLRVLKDRGLSGATVVMFVAGFGLYGGLYLFPLFAQVVLGFTPLKSGLFMFAPGLFLAFTMMATGMMMQKKVPGRDLSMAGALIMMISMWMLGHMTSSSNESDAQLALDLSRIGIGLLMLSVIVAGVAGLKAESVKQGAALLGLARQLGGSFGIAALSTYVTRMTAFHRYDLAARMYSGNPLADDRTNMLKGALYAKGFDLQRAEAGAHTLLDGQITRQAYTMAVNNAHVLIGIMFALTIPCLLLMKRRAGGGDAAAAH, via the coding sequence ATGGCCAGCGCGACCGCAACCGCTCCGAGCTCCAGGATTCAACCCCTGCGCGAGCTCGGGGCGTATGGAAACGCCCGCTGGATACTGCTGGCGGGGTTCGTCCTCGCCTCGATTCTGGAGGTGCTCGACACCAGTATCATCAACCCGGTCTTGCCGACGATGGCCGGCAACCTCGGCTGTACCTTTCAAGAGATCGGATGGGTCAGCACCTCTTATATCCTGGCCAACGTAATTGTTCTGCCGATGACGGCATGGCTCGCAACGCGGTTTGGACTCAAACGGTACATGCTGGTCTCGATCGCCATGTTCATCGTGTCGTCCGCGCTGTGCGGATTCGCGACGAACCTGAACGAGATGATCCTGTTCCGGCTCATTCAAGGCGCCGCGGGCGCGCCGTTGATTTCAATGACGCAGGCCGCATTGGCCGAGATCTTCCCGAAGCATGAGGCGACGTTGTCGCAGAGCATCTGGGCGCTCGGTATCACCACCGCCCCTGCGCTCGCGCCGACGCTTGGCGGATGGATCACTGACAACTACGCCTGGCCCTGGATCTTCTACATCAACATCCCAACCGGCTTGTTATCGATGTACCTCATCGGAAGGTACTACCGGGGAGCGGGAGCCCAGAAGGGAGGAACGATCGACTGGCTCGGCATCGGTTTGCTCACGGCCGGGCTCGGCTCGATTCAGTACGTCTTGGAGGAGGGACAGCAGAACGACTGGCTCGCGGATCAGCTGATCTTGAAGCTGACGATCCTCGGCGTCGTCGCGACTCTCGGGTTCGTCTTGTGGCAGATCTCGCCGCGTAACCGCTCGCCGGTCGTCGATCTTCGGGTACTGAAAGATCGCGGACTTAGCGGGGCCACGGTCGTCATGTTCGTCGCCGGTTTCGGCCTTTACGGAGGGCTCTATCTCTTCCCGCTGTTCGCCCAGGTCGTGCTCGGGTTTACGCCGCTAAAGAGCGGGCTCTTCATGTTCGCCCCCGGACTCTTCCTGGCGTTCACGATGATGGCCACCGGCATGATGATGCAGAAGAAGGTGCCGGGGCGCGATCTGTCAATGGCCGGCGCTCTGATCATGATGATCTCGATGTGGATGCTAGGCCACATGACCTCGTCCAGCAACGAGAGCGACGCGCAACTTGCGCTCGACCTCAGCCGGATCGGAATCGGCTTGCTGATGCTTTCCGTCATCGTCGCCGGCGTCGCCGGTCTTAAGGCGGAATCGGTGAAGCAAGGCGCGGCGCTGCTCGGCTTGGCGCGGCAGCTCGGCGGATCGTTTGGAATCGCCGCCCTGTCGACCTATGTTACGCGGATGACCGCTTTCCACCGCTACGATCTGGCGGCTCGGATGTACAGCGGCAACCCGCTGGCCGACGACCGCACGAACATGCTGAAGGGAGCGCTCTACGCAAAGGGATTCGATTTGCAGCGCGCCGAAGCGGGCGCCCACACCCTGCTCGATGGCCAGATCACGCGGCAGGCGTACACGATGGCGGTGAACAACGCCCACGTCCTCATCGGCATCATGTTCGCCCTTACCATCCCCTGCCTTCTGCTGATGAAGCGAAGAGCCGGAGGAGGCGACGCGGCCGCCGCGCACTAG
- a CDS encoding glycoside hydrolase family 27 protein — translation MIFSSLLPLIALLGSGTTGKADQPNYWSWAKTPPMGWNSWDGFATTVTEAQTRAHIDVMAEKLKRFGWQYVVVDIQWYEPNATGFDYRQGAKLEMDGFGRLQPALNKFPSAADGKGFKALADYAHHRGLKFGVHLMRGIPRQAVESKTPVKGTSFTAADIADRKSVCPWNGDMYGVDMTKPGAQAYYDSVFRQFADWGIDFVKVDDLSRPYHLPEIEAIRTAIDRSKRRIVFSTSPGETPLSAGEHVQNHANMWRISDDFWDNWPSLLDQFRRLRDWTPYRAPGHFPDADMLPIGMIQMGRSKTRFTPDEQITLMTLWSIARSPLMIGADLTKLDDFTLSLLTNPEVIRVDQASTNNRELFHRDGVFGWIADVPGSADKYLALFNTQTTGRVSVSLQELGLGGRVRVRDLWQRRDLGLAEREFAPTIASHGAGLYRLRSAK, via the coding sequence ATGATCTTTTCTAGCCTGCTCCCGTTGATCGCCTTACTCGGTTCGGGCACAACCGGCAAAGCCGACCAGCCAAATTACTGGTCTTGGGCGAAGACGCCGCCGATGGGGTGGAACAGTTGGGACGGGTTCGCCACGACGGTCACCGAAGCTCAGACCCGCGCGCATATCGACGTGATGGCGGAGAAGCTCAAGCGGTTTGGGTGGCAGTACGTCGTGGTCGACATTCAATGGTACGAGCCGAACGCCACCGGGTTCGATTACCGGCAGGGGGCCAAGCTCGAGATGGACGGGTTTGGACGGCTCCAGCCGGCGCTCAACAAGTTCCCTTCGGCAGCGGATGGGAAAGGGTTCAAAGCGCTTGCCGACTACGCGCACCATCGGGGCCTGAAGTTCGGAGTCCACTTGATGCGCGGCATCCCGCGTCAAGCCGTCGAGTCGAAAACTCCGGTCAAGGGAACTTCCTTCACGGCCGCGGATATCGCGGACCGGAAGAGCGTTTGTCCGTGGAACGGCGACATGTACGGGGTCGATATGACCAAGCCGGGGGCACAGGCGTACTACGACTCGGTTTTCCGCCAATTCGCAGATTGGGGGATCGACTTCGTTAAGGTCGATGACCTTTCGAGGCCGTACCACCTCCCGGAGATCGAGGCGATTCGAACCGCGATCGACCGGTCGAAACGGCGTATCGTCTTCAGCACGTCGCCGGGGGAAACTCCGCTCTCGGCGGGAGAGCACGTGCAAAACCACGCCAACATGTGGCGGATCAGCGACGACTTCTGGGACAACTGGCCGAGCCTGCTCGACCAGTTCCGGCGGCTACGAGATTGGACGCCGTACCGAGCCCCCGGCCACTTTCCTGACGCGGACATGCTCCCCATCGGCATGATCCAGATGGGGCGCTCGAAGACCCGGTTTACTCCGGACGAGCAGATCACGCTGATGACGCTTTGGAGCATCGCGCGATCCCCGCTGATGATCGGCGCCGACCTGACGAAGCTGGACGACTTTACGCTTTCGCTCCTCACCAATCCGGAAGTGATTCGGGTCGACCAGGCGAGCACCAACAACCGGGAGCTGTTCCACCGCGATGGTGTTTTTGGTTGGATCGCCGATGTTCCGGGCTCGGCGGATAAGTACCTCGCGTTGTTCAATACTCAGACGACGGGCCGGGTTTCGGTCTCGCTGCAGGAGTTAGGGCTCGGGGGCCGGGTTCGGGTTCGCGACCTGTGGCAGAGACGCGATCTCGGCCTAGCGGAGCGGGAGTTCGCGCCGACGATCGCGTCGCACGGCGCAGGGCTCTACCGCCTTCGGTCCGCTAAGTAG
- a CDS encoding type II toxin-antitoxin system VapC family toxin — protein sequence MTHLLDTSGALAALLNEAGAERVKAILLDAKNSVGISALTLFEIDTAVFHQTGSREAADRAVQGIQEAVAEVIPFTESIVHLARDLRHAATARIATVDTLIAATAVDRRAVLVHRDPHFATLPADRPAQEMLPSKR from the coding sequence GTGACCCACCTGCTCGATACGTCTGGCGCTCTCGCCGCCCTTCTTAACGAAGCCGGGGCAGAGCGTGTGAAAGCGATCCTGTTGGACGCCAAGAACAGCGTCGGTATTTCGGCACTGACCCTGTTCGAGATTGACACTGCCGTGTTCCACCAGACGGGTTCGCGTGAGGCGGCTGACCGCGCCGTACAGGGGATCCAAGAGGCCGTCGCAGAGGTCATTCCGTTCACGGAATCCATCGTCCACCTTGCCCGCGACTTACGCCATGCTGCGACCGCGCGGATTGCTACGGTTGACACGTTAATTGCCGCGACTGCAGTTGATCGTCGCGCGGTTCTAGTTCACCGAGACCCTCACTTCGCCACCTTGCCCGCCGATCGACCGGCTCAGGAGATGCTTCCCAGCAAGCGCTAA
- a CDS encoding shikimate dehydrogenase family protein produces MNQVFPWREAPAAEFAVIGDPVSHSLSPRMHQAAYAALGLRYRYVAVHVPAGEVGPALDHLSALSYVGVNVTVPHKEDALKWCTQIDPLARRVQAANTLRLADKACINTDAPGFMETLESLRREAGSAVLSTINHQASTIKPTVLLLGAGGSARALAFALAQAGWRLRIYNRTRERAVEMLNGLEIEAELLSQPDPEGADLILNTTSASLQGASLGIPWENASRDAVAYDLMYAEGGTPFLREAAERGLRTCDGRPLLAAQGALAFEWWLGVPAPRQVMLEALD; encoded by the coding sequence ATGAACCAGGTCTTCCCCTGGCGCGAAGCGCCGGCTGCCGAGTTCGCCGTCATCGGCGATCCGGTATCTCACTCCCTGTCGCCTCGCATGCACCAGGCTGCGTACGCCGCGTTGGGTTTGCGGTACCGGTATGTCGCGGTCCATGTGCCCGCCGGCGAGGTCGGCCCGGCCCTGGACCACTTGTCCGCGCTCAGTTACGTCGGCGTTAACGTCACGGTTCCGCATAAGGAAGACGCCCTGAAGTGGTGCACACAGATCGATCCCCTCGCCCGCCGAGTCCAAGCTGCCAATACCCTCCGCCTCGCCGACAAAGCCTGCATCAACACCGACGCCCCTGGCTTTATGGAGACGTTGGAAAGTTTAAGGCGCGAGGCCGGAAGCGCGGTTCTGTCAACCATCAACCATCAAGCATCAACCATCAAACCCACCGTCCTCCTCCTCGGTGCCGGTGGCTCGGCCCGAGCGTTGGCGTTCGCGTTAGCGCAAGCCGGATGGCGGCTGCGGATCTACAACCGGACGCGCGAGCGCGCCGTGGAGATGCTGAATGGCCTCGAAATCGAAGCCGAACTGCTCTCCCAACCGGACCCGGAAGGGGCCGACCTAATCCTTAACACCACCTCAGCCTCCCTACAAGGAGCGAGCCTGGGCATTCCCTGGGAGAATGCGAGCCGGGATGCCGTCGCCTACGACCTCATGTATGCCGAAGGAGGCACCCCGTTCCTGCGAGAAGCTGCCGAGCGCGGTTTGCGCACCTGCGACGGCCGACCTTTGCTCGCCGCTCAAGGGGCGTTGGCGTTCGAGTGGTGGCTCGGGGTTCCCGCCCCCCGCCAAGTTATGCTGGAGGCGCTCGATTGA